A single Venturia canescens isolate UGA chromosome 1, ASM1945775v1, whole genome shotgun sequence DNA region contains:
- the Ide gene encoding insulin-degrading enzyme isoform X2: MLTGRFFRCRILFVPENFFRRQVSDAKTMLSSPQPQDGVKKRFENITKSKNDDRNYRGLVLSNNMKVLLISDPTDKSAASMDVNIGFMSDPPDLPGLAHFCEHMLFLGTEKYPDKDEYNTFLSQHGGQSNAATHMDYTNYHVEVTPDELDSVLDRFSQFFLNPLFTESATELEVNAVNSEHEKNIANDVWRADQLEKSSADPNHPYSKFGSGNRETLDVIPKAKGIDVRKALLDFHKTWYSANIMALSVLGKESLDELEEMVVSRFAHVEDKNVEAPAWPEHPYKQEHFKNKWSVVPIKDIRYLNMSFPLPDMHEHFRSAPAHYVSHLLGHEGNGSLLAALRKAGWSDSLMAGERTAARGDCNFFNVIVDLTEEGIKHVDDIITLLFQYINMLKEAGPLEWIYDEYKQISMMEFDFKEKLRPGSYVNVMSRALQKYPMEEILIAPYLLTEWRPDLINTVIDHLTPDNIRVYVIGKIFEDIATETEPWYGTKFKKESIASETIEKWQNCGLNEDLVFPTKNEFIPEDFAIRAHDVARSAIEKFPVIIEDSPFTRIWFKQDDEFLLPKVNLTFDFTSPLAYMDPVSCNLTYMYIQLVKDSLNEYAYDAGLAGLTWEFSGSKYGITMTIGGYHDKHRILLEKIMDKMVNFTIDSKRFEILKGNHIRSLKNLEAEQPYKHAIYYLAVLLAEQVWKRGDLLNASEHITEQKLREFVPQLLTKMHVECLVHGNLTKAEALETVQLVQSKLKEPARENDDRRIVPLLSRQLLLYREISLDNGCHYLYQAENSHHKSSCTEVYYQTGLQSTESNMHLELLAQIISQPCFSTLRTSEQLGYIVVSGIRRANGVQGLRIIVQSDRHPKYVDDRIELFMESMLEQITKMGEDEFNRHKAALAAQRLEKPRMMGTLSAVFWSEIATQQYNFDRTTIEVAYLKTITKDQILQFFKEVIHAKAPMRRKLAVHILSMADGGAGLVEYTGTKNDETTEGVVQEVPIEIKDIISFKASQSLYPLVKPFNGIARKGQRSKL, encoded by the exons GCGTCAAGTATCAGATGCAAAGACCATGTTATCATCTCCTCAGCCACAGGATGgtgtaaaaaaacgatttgaaaatatcacCAAGTCGAAGAATGATGATAGGAACTATAGAGGTTTGGTGCTTAGCAACAACATGAAAGTATTGCTTATTAGCGATCCAACTGATAAAAGTGCTGCTTCAATGGATGTAAACATAG gCTTCATGAGTGATCCACCAGATTTACCAGGCTTAGCACATTTCTGTGAACATATGCTGTTCCTTGGCACAGAAAAATATCCAGACAAGGATGAGTACAACACTTTTTTGTCGCAACACGGTGGTCAATCAAATGCTGCAACCCACATGGATTATACAAATTACCATGTTGAAGTAACACCTGACGAGCTTGACAGCGTTTTGGATAGATTCtcccaattttttctcaatccccTTTTCACTGAATCCGCCACGGAGCTCGAAGTGAATGCTGTGAATTCggaacacgaaaaaaatattgctaaTGACGTTTGGCGCGCAGATCAACTGGAGAAGTCTTCCGCTGATCCAAATCATCCGTACTCAAAATTTGGCTCGGGAAACAGGGAAACCCTCGATGTAATACCAAAAGCTAAGGGAATTGATGTTCGCAAGGCATTATTGGATTTCCATAAAACATGGTATTCAGCTAATATCATGGCACTGAGTGTTCTTGGCAAAG AAAGCCTCGATGAACTGGAAGAAATGGTTGTTAGTCGTTTCGCCCATGTCGAGGATAAAAACGTCGAAGCTCCAGCATGGCCTGAACATCCGTACAAACAAGAGCATTTCAAGAACAAGTGGTCCGTCGTACCGATCAAAGACATACGATACCTGAATATGTCCTTTCCTCTGCCAGATATGCATGAACATTTTAGATCTGCT CCGGCTCATTATGTTTCGCATCTACTTGGACACGAAGGTAACGGTTCGTTATTAGCAGCATTGCGAAAAGCTGGCTGGAGCGATTCCCTAATGGCTGGTGAACGTACAGCTGCTCGGGGAGACTGCAATTTCTTCAACGTTATCGTTGATCTTACTGAAGAGGGTATTAAGCACGTAGACGATATAATAACATTGTTGTTCCAATACATCAACATGTTGAAGGAGGCTGGTCCTCTCGAGTGGATATATGAC GAATACAAGCAAATATCAATGATGGAATTtgatttcaaagaaaaattacgCCCTGGTAGCTACGTGAACGTTATGTCACGTGCCCTGCAGAAATATCCCATGGAGGAGATTCTGATAGCACCGTACTTGCTCACGGAATGGAGACCGGATTTAATAAATACGGTCATTGATCACCTGACACCTGACAACATCCGAGTTTACGTGATTggcaaaattttcgaagataTTGCTACTGAAACTGAACCCTGGTACGGTACAAAATTCAAGAAGGAGTCTATAGCATCCGaaaccatagagaaatggCAAAACTGTGGACTAAACGAAGATCTCgtttttccaacgaaaaacgaattcaTACCCGAAGATTTTGCGATCAGAGCACATGACGTAGCGCGATCTGCCATTGAAAAGTTTCCTGTTATCATCGAAGATTCACCCTTCACGAGAATATGGTTCAAGCAAGACGACGAATTTCTTCTCCCAAAGGTCAATTTAACGTTTGATTTCACGAg TCCTCTCGCTTACATGGATCCGGTAAGCTGCAATCTTACCTATATGTATATTCAACTAGTCAAGGATTCGTTAAACGAATATGCCTACGATGCAGGACTTGCTGGTTTGACGTGGGAATTCAGTGGTAGCAAATACGGAATAACT ATGACGATCGGCGGTTATCACGATAAACATCGAATTCTTCTCGAAAAGATCATGGATAAGATGGTGAATTTCACCATAGACAGTAAGAGATTTGAGATCTTGAAAGGAAAT CATATCAGAAGCTTAAAGAATTTGGAAGCTGAACAACCTTACAAACACGCTATTTACTATTTGGCCGTACTGCTGGCAGAGCAAGTATGGAAGCGAGGCGATTTGTTGAATGCGAGTGAAC ACATAACTGAGCAAAAACTTCGAGAATTTGTACCTCAATTACTCACAAAAATGCACGTTGAGTGCCTGGTTCACGGTAATCTTACAAAAGCTGAAGCGCTCGAGACTGTTCAGCTGGTGCAATCAAAATTAAAAGAACCAGCTCGTGAGAATGACGATCGACGCATCGTGCCTTTATTATCTAGACAACTGTTGCTCTACCGAGAAATCAGCTTAGACAACG GATGTCATTACTTATATCAGGCGGAAAACAGCCACCACAAATCCTCCTGTACCGAAGTATATTACCAGACAGGATTGCAATCGACTGAATCAAACATGCATCTTGAGCTACTGGCGCAAATCATATCACAACCGTGTTTTAGTACTCTGAGAACGAGTGAGCAGCTTGGATATATCGTAGTGAGTGGAATTCGTCGAGCAAACGGTGTACAAGGTTTAAGAATTATTGTCCAGAGTGACCGACATCCAAAATACGTTGATGATCgtattgaattatttatggaATCGATGCTC gaacaaataacaaaaatggGTGAAGACGAGTTCAACAGACACAAGGCAGCGTTGGCTGCACAACGGCTTGAAAAGCCAAGAATGATGGGCACTTTGTCTGCAGTATTTTGGAGCGAGATAGCGACGCAACAGTATAACTTCGATCGTACCACCATCGAGGTTGCTTATTTGAAGACAATAACGAAAGATCAAATACTCCAATTCTTCAAG GAGGTTATTCATGCTAAAGCTCcaatgagaagaaaattggCTGTTCATATATTATCGATGGCGGATGGTGGAGCTGGTTTAGTTGAATATACGGGAACGAAGAACGATGAAACGACGGAAGGAGTGGTCCAAGAAGTACCGATTGAGATCAAAGATATTATTTCCTTCAAGGCGAGTCAATCGCTGTATCCCCTGGTGAAACCATTTAATGGTATAGCCCGAAAGGGGCAAAGGTCGAAATTATAA
- the Ide gene encoding insulin-degrading enzyme isoform X1 codes for MLTGRFFRCRILFVPENFFRFVRRQVSDAKTMLSSPQPQDGVKKRFENITKSKNDDRNYRGLVLSNNMKVLLISDPTDKSAASMDVNIGFMSDPPDLPGLAHFCEHMLFLGTEKYPDKDEYNTFLSQHGGQSNAATHMDYTNYHVEVTPDELDSVLDRFSQFFLNPLFTESATELEVNAVNSEHEKNIANDVWRADQLEKSSADPNHPYSKFGSGNRETLDVIPKAKGIDVRKALLDFHKTWYSANIMALSVLGKESLDELEEMVVSRFAHVEDKNVEAPAWPEHPYKQEHFKNKWSVVPIKDIRYLNMSFPLPDMHEHFRSAPAHYVSHLLGHEGNGSLLAALRKAGWSDSLMAGERTAARGDCNFFNVIVDLTEEGIKHVDDIITLLFQYINMLKEAGPLEWIYDEYKQISMMEFDFKEKLRPGSYVNVMSRALQKYPMEEILIAPYLLTEWRPDLINTVIDHLTPDNIRVYVIGKIFEDIATETEPWYGTKFKKESIASETIEKWQNCGLNEDLVFPTKNEFIPEDFAIRAHDVARSAIEKFPVIIEDSPFTRIWFKQDDEFLLPKVNLTFDFTSPLAYMDPVSCNLTYMYIQLVKDSLNEYAYDAGLAGLTWEFSGSKYGITMTIGGYHDKHRILLEKIMDKMVNFTIDSKRFEILKGNHIRSLKNLEAEQPYKHAIYYLAVLLAEQVWKRGDLLNASEHITEQKLREFVPQLLTKMHVECLVHGNLTKAEALETVQLVQSKLKEPARENDDRRIVPLLSRQLLLYREISLDNGCHYLYQAENSHHKSSCTEVYYQTGLQSTESNMHLELLAQIISQPCFSTLRTSEQLGYIVVSGIRRANGVQGLRIIVQSDRHPKYVDDRIELFMESMLEQITKMGEDEFNRHKAALAAQRLEKPRMMGTLSAVFWSEIATQQYNFDRTTIEVAYLKTITKDQILQFFKEVIHAKAPMRRKLAVHILSMADGGAGLVEYTGTKNDETTEGVVQEVPIEIKDIISFKASQSLYPLVKPFNGIARKGQRSKL; via the exons GCGTCAAGTATCAGATGCAAAGACCATGTTATCATCTCCTCAGCCACAGGATGgtgtaaaaaaacgatttgaaaatatcacCAAGTCGAAGAATGATGATAGGAACTATAGAGGTTTGGTGCTTAGCAACAACATGAAAGTATTGCTTATTAGCGATCCAACTGATAAAAGTGCTGCTTCAATGGATGTAAACATAG gCTTCATGAGTGATCCACCAGATTTACCAGGCTTAGCACATTTCTGTGAACATATGCTGTTCCTTGGCACAGAAAAATATCCAGACAAGGATGAGTACAACACTTTTTTGTCGCAACACGGTGGTCAATCAAATGCTGCAACCCACATGGATTATACAAATTACCATGTTGAAGTAACACCTGACGAGCTTGACAGCGTTTTGGATAGATTCtcccaattttttctcaatccccTTTTCACTGAATCCGCCACGGAGCTCGAAGTGAATGCTGTGAATTCggaacacgaaaaaaatattgctaaTGACGTTTGGCGCGCAGATCAACTGGAGAAGTCTTCCGCTGATCCAAATCATCCGTACTCAAAATTTGGCTCGGGAAACAGGGAAACCCTCGATGTAATACCAAAAGCTAAGGGAATTGATGTTCGCAAGGCATTATTGGATTTCCATAAAACATGGTATTCAGCTAATATCATGGCACTGAGTGTTCTTGGCAAAG AAAGCCTCGATGAACTGGAAGAAATGGTTGTTAGTCGTTTCGCCCATGTCGAGGATAAAAACGTCGAAGCTCCAGCATGGCCTGAACATCCGTACAAACAAGAGCATTTCAAGAACAAGTGGTCCGTCGTACCGATCAAAGACATACGATACCTGAATATGTCCTTTCCTCTGCCAGATATGCATGAACATTTTAGATCTGCT CCGGCTCATTATGTTTCGCATCTACTTGGACACGAAGGTAACGGTTCGTTATTAGCAGCATTGCGAAAAGCTGGCTGGAGCGATTCCCTAATGGCTGGTGAACGTACAGCTGCTCGGGGAGACTGCAATTTCTTCAACGTTATCGTTGATCTTACTGAAGAGGGTATTAAGCACGTAGACGATATAATAACATTGTTGTTCCAATACATCAACATGTTGAAGGAGGCTGGTCCTCTCGAGTGGATATATGAC GAATACAAGCAAATATCAATGATGGAATTtgatttcaaagaaaaattacgCCCTGGTAGCTACGTGAACGTTATGTCACGTGCCCTGCAGAAATATCCCATGGAGGAGATTCTGATAGCACCGTACTTGCTCACGGAATGGAGACCGGATTTAATAAATACGGTCATTGATCACCTGACACCTGACAACATCCGAGTTTACGTGATTggcaaaattttcgaagataTTGCTACTGAAACTGAACCCTGGTACGGTACAAAATTCAAGAAGGAGTCTATAGCATCCGaaaccatagagaaatggCAAAACTGTGGACTAAACGAAGATCTCgtttttccaacgaaaaacgaattcaTACCCGAAGATTTTGCGATCAGAGCACATGACGTAGCGCGATCTGCCATTGAAAAGTTTCCTGTTATCATCGAAGATTCACCCTTCACGAGAATATGGTTCAAGCAAGACGACGAATTTCTTCTCCCAAAGGTCAATTTAACGTTTGATTTCACGAg TCCTCTCGCTTACATGGATCCGGTAAGCTGCAATCTTACCTATATGTATATTCAACTAGTCAAGGATTCGTTAAACGAATATGCCTACGATGCAGGACTTGCTGGTTTGACGTGGGAATTCAGTGGTAGCAAATACGGAATAACT ATGACGATCGGCGGTTATCACGATAAACATCGAATTCTTCTCGAAAAGATCATGGATAAGATGGTGAATTTCACCATAGACAGTAAGAGATTTGAGATCTTGAAAGGAAAT CATATCAGAAGCTTAAAGAATTTGGAAGCTGAACAACCTTACAAACACGCTATTTACTATTTGGCCGTACTGCTGGCAGAGCAAGTATGGAAGCGAGGCGATTTGTTGAATGCGAGTGAAC ACATAACTGAGCAAAAACTTCGAGAATTTGTACCTCAATTACTCACAAAAATGCACGTTGAGTGCCTGGTTCACGGTAATCTTACAAAAGCTGAAGCGCTCGAGACTGTTCAGCTGGTGCAATCAAAATTAAAAGAACCAGCTCGTGAGAATGACGATCGACGCATCGTGCCTTTATTATCTAGACAACTGTTGCTCTACCGAGAAATCAGCTTAGACAACG GATGTCATTACTTATATCAGGCGGAAAACAGCCACCACAAATCCTCCTGTACCGAAGTATATTACCAGACAGGATTGCAATCGACTGAATCAAACATGCATCTTGAGCTACTGGCGCAAATCATATCACAACCGTGTTTTAGTACTCTGAGAACGAGTGAGCAGCTTGGATATATCGTAGTGAGTGGAATTCGTCGAGCAAACGGTGTACAAGGTTTAAGAATTATTGTCCAGAGTGACCGACATCCAAAATACGTTGATGATCgtattgaattatttatggaATCGATGCTC gaacaaataacaaaaatggGTGAAGACGAGTTCAACAGACACAAGGCAGCGTTGGCTGCACAACGGCTTGAAAAGCCAAGAATGATGGGCACTTTGTCTGCAGTATTTTGGAGCGAGATAGCGACGCAACAGTATAACTTCGATCGTACCACCATCGAGGTTGCTTATTTGAAGACAATAACGAAAGATCAAATACTCCAATTCTTCAAG GAGGTTATTCATGCTAAAGCTCcaatgagaagaaaattggCTGTTCATATATTATCGATGGCGGATGGTGGAGCTGGTTTAGTTGAATATACGGGAACGAAGAACGATGAAACGACGGAAGGAGTGGTCCAAGAAGTACCGATTGAGATCAAAGATATTATTTCCTTCAAGGCGAGTCAATCGCTGTATCCCCTGGTGAAACCATTTAATGGTATAGCCCGAAAGGGGCAAAGGTCGAAATTATAA
- the Ide gene encoding insulin-degrading enzyme isoform X3: MASLQWNADISDLQSSDPERQVSDAKTMLSSPQPQDGVKKRFENITKSKNDDRNYRGLVLSNNMKVLLISDPTDKSAASMDVNIGFMSDPPDLPGLAHFCEHMLFLGTEKYPDKDEYNTFLSQHGGQSNAATHMDYTNYHVEVTPDELDSVLDRFSQFFLNPLFTESATELEVNAVNSEHEKNIANDVWRADQLEKSSADPNHPYSKFGSGNRETLDVIPKAKGIDVRKALLDFHKTWYSANIMALSVLGKESLDELEEMVVSRFAHVEDKNVEAPAWPEHPYKQEHFKNKWSVVPIKDIRYLNMSFPLPDMHEHFRSAPAHYVSHLLGHEGNGSLLAALRKAGWSDSLMAGERTAARGDCNFFNVIVDLTEEGIKHVDDIITLLFQYINMLKEAGPLEWIYDEYKQISMMEFDFKEKLRPGSYVNVMSRALQKYPMEEILIAPYLLTEWRPDLINTVIDHLTPDNIRVYVIGKIFEDIATETEPWYGTKFKKESIASETIEKWQNCGLNEDLVFPTKNEFIPEDFAIRAHDVARSAIEKFPVIIEDSPFTRIWFKQDDEFLLPKVNLTFDFTSPLAYMDPVSCNLTYMYIQLVKDSLNEYAYDAGLAGLTWEFSGSKYGITMTIGGYHDKHRILLEKIMDKMVNFTIDSKRFEILKGNHIRSLKNLEAEQPYKHAIYYLAVLLAEQVWKRGDLLNASEHITEQKLREFVPQLLTKMHVECLVHGNLTKAEALETVQLVQSKLKEPARENDDRRIVPLLSRQLLLYREISLDNGCHYLYQAENSHHKSSCTEVYYQTGLQSTESNMHLELLAQIISQPCFSTLRTSEQLGYIVVSGIRRANGVQGLRIIVQSDRHPKYVDDRIELFMESMLEQITKMGEDEFNRHKAALAAQRLEKPRMMGTLSAVFWSEIATQQYNFDRTTIEVAYLKTITKDQILQFFKEVIHAKAPMRRKLAVHILSMADGGAGLVEYTGTKNDETTEGVVQEVPIEIKDIISFKASQSLYPLVKPFNGIARKGQRSKL; the protein is encoded by the exons atggcaTCGTTACAATGGAATGCCGATATTTCGGATTTACAGTCATCTGATCCAGA GCGTCAAGTATCAGATGCAAAGACCATGTTATCATCTCCTCAGCCACAGGATGgtgtaaaaaaacgatttgaaaatatcacCAAGTCGAAGAATGATGATAGGAACTATAGAGGTTTGGTGCTTAGCAACAACATGAAAGTATTGCTTATTAGCGATCCAACTGATAAAAGTGCTGCTTCAATGGATGTAAACATAG gCTTCATGAGTGATCCACCAGATTTACCAGGCTTAGCACATTTCTGTGAACATATGCTGTTCCTTGGCACAGAAAAATATCCAGACAAGGATGAGTACAACACTTTTTTGTCGCAACACGGTGGTCAATCAAATGCTGCAACCCACATGGATTATACAAATTACCATGTTGAAGTAACACCTGACGAGCTTGACAGCGTTTTGGATAGATTCtcccaattttttctcaatccccTTTTCACTGAATCCGCCACGGAGCTCGAAGTGAATGCTGTGAATTCggaacacgaaaaaaatattgctaaTGACGTTTGGCGCGCAGATCAACTGGAGAAGTCTTCCGCTGATCCAAATCATCCGTACTCAAAATTTGGCTCGGGAAACAGGGAAACCCTCGATGTAATACCAAAAGCTAAGGGAATTGATGTTCGCAAGGCATTATTGGATTTCCATAAAACATGGTATTCAGCTAATATCATGGCACTGAGTGTTCTTGGCAAAG AAAGCCTCGATGAACTGGAAGAAATGGTTGTTAGTCGTTTCGCCCATGTCGAGGATAAAAACGTCGAAGCTCCAGCATGGCCTGAACATCCGTACAAACAAGAGCATTTCAAGAACAAGTGGTCCGTCGTACCGATCAAAGACATACGATACCTGAATATGTCCTTTCCTCTGCCAGATATGCATGAACATTTTAGATCTGCT CCGGCTCATTATGTTTCGCATCTACTTGGACACGAAGGTAACGGTTCGTTATTAGCAGCATTGCGAAAAGCTGGCTGGAGCGATTCCCTAATGGCTGGTGAACGTACAGCTGCTCGGGGAGACTGCAATTTCTTCAACGTTATCGTTGATCTTACTGAAGAGGGTATTAAGCACGTAGACGATATAATAACATTGTTGTTCCAATACATCAACATGTTGAAGGAGGCTGGTCCTCTCGAGTGGATATATGAC GAATACAAGCAAATATCAATGATGGAATTtgatttcaaagaaaaattacgCCCTGGTAGCTACGTGAACGTTATGTCACGTGCCCTGCAGAAATATCCCATGGAGGAGATTCTGATAGCACCGTACTTGCTCACGGAATGGAGACCGGATTTAATAAATACGGTCATTGATCACCTGACACCTGACAACATCCGAGTTTACGTGATTggcaaaattttcgaagataTTGCTACTGAAACTGAACCCTGGTACGGTACAAAATTCAAGAAGGAGTCTATAGCATCCGaaaccatagagaaatggCAAAACTGTGGACTAAACGAAGATCTCgtttttccaacgaaaaacgaattcaTACCCGAAGATTTTGCGATCAGAGCACATGACGTAGCGCGATCTGCCATTGAAAAGTTTCCTGTTATCATCGAAGATTCACCCTTCACGAGAATATGGTTCAAGCAAGACGACGAATTTCTTCTCCCAAAGGTCAATTTAACGTTTGATTTCACGAg TCCTCTCGCTTACATGGATCCGGTAAGCTGCAATCTTACCTATATGTATATTCAACTAGTCAAGGATTCGTTAAACGAATATGCCTACGATGCAGGACTTGCTGGTTTGACGTGGGAATTCAGTGGTAGCAAATACGGAATAACT ATGACGATCGGCGGTTATCACGATAAACATCGAATTCTTCTCGAAAAGATCATGGATAAGATGGTGAATTTCACCATAGACAGTAAGAGATTTGAGATCTTGAAAGGAAAT CATATCAGAAGCTTAAAGAATTTGGAAGCTGAACAACCTTACAAACACGCTATTTACTATTTGGCCGTACTGCTGGCAGAGCAAGTATGGAAGCGAGGCGATTTGTTGAATGCGAGTGAAC ACATAACTGAGCAAAAACTTCGAGAATTTGTACCTCAATTACTCACAAAAATGCACGTTGAGTGCCTGGTTCACGGTAATCTTACAAAAGCTGAAGCGCTCGAGACTGTTCAGCTGGTGCAATCAAAATTAAAAGAACCAGCTCGTGAGAATGACGATCGACGCATCGTGCCTTTATTATCTAGACAACTGTTGCTCTACCGAGAAATCAGCTTAGACAACG GATGTCATTACTTATATCAGGCGGAAAACAGCCACCACAAATCCTCCTGTACCGAAGTATATTACCAGACAGGATTGCAATCGACTGAATCAAACATGCATCTTGAGCTACTGGCGCAAATCATATCACAACCGTGTTTTAGTACTCTGAGAACGAGTGAGCAGCTTGGATATATCGTAGTGAGTGGAATTCGTCGAGCAAACGGTGTACAAGGTTTAAGAATTATTGTCCAGAGTGACCGACATCCAAAATACGTTGATGATCgtattgaattatttatggaATCGATGCTC gaacaaataacaaaaatggGTGAAGACGAGTTCAACAGACACAAGGCAGCGTTGGCTGCACAACGGCTTGAAAAGCCAAGAATGATGGGCACTTTGTCTGCAGTATTTTGGAGCGAGATAGCGACGCAACAGTATAACTTCGATCGTACCACCATCGAGGTTGCTTATTTGAAGACAATAACGAAAGATCAAATACTCCAATTCTTCAAG GAGGTTATTCATGCTAAAGCTCcaatgagaagaaaattggCTGTTCATATATTATCGATGGCGGATGGTGGAGCTGGTTTAGTTGAATATACGGGAACGAAGAACGATGAAACGACGGAAGGAGTGGTCCAAGAAGTACCGATTGAGATCAAAGATATTATTTCCTTCAAGGCGAGTCAATCGCTGTATCCCCTGGTGAAACCATTTAATGGTATAGCCCGAAAGGGGCAAAGGTCGAAATTATAA